The following proteins are co-located in the Candidatus Deferrimicrobiaceae bacterium genome:
- a CDS encoding calcium-translocating P-type ATPase, PMCA-type, with product MTHASHQGLTASGVEESRRLHGPNLLTPPKRDPWWKLYFEKFDDPVMRILIIAAAVSVFVAAVEALAEAPSGTSPAGSLLDALLRGRFTESAGILIAILLATTLAFLNEYQAARDFDLLNKASDDIPIKVVREGNVTVIPRQELVRGDLLLLEAGEEVPGDGTLLESVSMMSDESRLTGESMPVCKSVTLEGIPTDEAHSAYPYNALLRGTIVVDGHGLLEVTAVGDASEIGRTARAASEKTQEITPLTRQTTRLSRVIGVFGFGASGLIFALLVARGAATGDVALTTGQWRFFGILALGVLVALSRVWMPIFNDAVRLLGVRKEPPRWTENGSVPGWAASVLGGGLLFGVALLAAQWCGWIPPGEAAWLPHDPAREILNYFMISVTIIVAAVPEGLPMSVTLSLAYSMKKMTATNNLVRRMHACETIGAATVICSDKTGTLTRNEMRVCDDGFPGIPEGSFSPAFPAARRIAESVAANSTAHLDFGDSEAPLPVGNPTEGALLLWLHEAGFDYKALRDGFRTGYQWTFSTERKFMGTAGVSGIDGEDVLFAKGAPEIIVERCATFLSGDGEVPIEGRIGAIEESIRTYQRRGMRTIGFALRTRPPRDPDLDLEDVAVGMTWLGFVAIADPVRDDVPGAVKACREAGVGVKIVTGDNPETAQEIARQIGLWTDADTPEHHVTGPAFEALTDAQVALVVHDLKILSRARPADKLRLVKALQAEGQVVAVTGDGTNDGPALNHADVGLAMGKTGTAVAKEASDIILLDDSFNSIVNAIRWGRAVYLNIQRFILFQLTISVAALGTSFIGPFLGVKIPFTVTQILWINLIMDTFAALALATEPPHAGIMRKKPRRPEEFIVSKPMARELFVTAGCFLALFVGGLLLMNSDGVVTPREHSIFFTGFVLLQFWNLFNARCFGLRHSAFTGLGKNGAFLLIAATILIGQSLVTQVGGAVFRTVPLAFADWAILLAATSVVLWAGELRRWLSRRGSTHRKAA from the coding sequence CCCCGTGATGCGGATCCTCATCATCGCGGCGGCCGTCTCCGTATTCGTGGCTGCCGTCGAAGCGCTCGCCGAAGCGCCCTCCGGCACGTCGCCCGCCGGAAGCCTGCTCGACGCGCTCCTGCGAGGGCGCTTCACCGAGAGCGCCGGCATCCTTATCGCGATCCTCCTCGCCACAACCCTCGCCTTCCTGAACGAATACCAGGCGGCGCGCGACTTCGACCTGTTAAACAAGGCCAGCGACGACATCCCCATCAAGGTGGTCCGGGAAGGCAACGTCACGGTGATCCCGCGGCAGGAACTGGTACGGGGCGACCTCCTGCTGCTGGAAGCCGGCGAGGAAGTGCCAGGCGACGGAACGCTGCTCGAATCCGTCTCGATGATGTCCGACGAATCGCGGCTGACCGGCGAGTCGATGCCGGTCTGCAAGTCCGTGACGCTCGAGGGGATCCCTACCGACGAGGCGCATTCCGCCTACCCTTACAACGCGCTGCTTCGCGGCACGATCGTGGTCGACGGGCACGGGCTGCTCGAGGTGACCGCGGTCGGCGACGCTTCCGAGATCGGCCGGACGGCGCGGGCCGCCTCCGAGAAGACGCAGGAGATCACTCCGCTCACCCGCCAGACGACCCGCCTTTCGCGCGTCATCGGCGTCTTCGGCTTCGGCGCGTCCGGCCTCATCTTCGCGCTGCTCGTCGCCCGAGGCGCCGCAACCGGCGACGTCGCCCTGACGACCGGGCAGTGGCGCTTTTTCGGTATTCTGGCGCTCGGCGTCCTGGTGGCGCTGTCGCGCGTCTGGATGCCGATCTTCAACGACGCGGTCCGGCTGCTCGGCGTCCGGAAGGAACCGCCCCGGTGGACCGAAAACGGAAGCGTTCCCGGCTGGGCGGCGTCCGTGCTCGGCGGGGGGCTGCTGTTCGGAGTCGCGCTCCTCGCGGCGCAGTGGTGCGGCTGGATCCCCCCGGGCGAGGCCGCGTGGCTCCCGCACGACCCGGCGCGGGAGATCCTGAACTACTTCATGATCTCGGTGACCATCATCGTCGCGGCGGTGCCGGAAGGGCTTCCGATGAGCGTCACGCTGAGCCTCGCCTACAGCATGAAAAAGATGACCGCCACCAACAACCTCGTCCGCCGGATGCATGCGTGCGAGACGATCGGCGCGGCCACGGTCATCTGCTCCGACAAGACGGGCACCCTGACCCGCAACGAGATGCGCGTATGCGACGACGGCTTCCCGGGGATTCCGGAAGGGTCGTTCTCGCCGGCGTTTCCCGCCGCCCGCCGCATCGCCGAATCGGTCGCCGCGAACAGTACGGCCCACCTCGACTTCGGCGATTCGGAAGCGCCGCTCCCCGTAGGCAACCCGACCGAGGGGGCGCTGCTGCTCTGGCTGCACGAGGCGGGCTTCGACTACAAGGCGCTGCGCGACGGGTTTCGCACCGGCTACCAGTGGACCTTTTCGACCGAGCGCAAATTCATGGGCACGGCCGGCGTCTCCGGCATCGACGGCGAAGACGTCCTTTTCGCGAAAGGCGCCCCCGAGATCATCGTCGAGCGATGCGCCACGTTCCTTTCCGGGGATGGGGAGGTGCCGATCGAAGGAAGGATCGGCGCGATCGAGGAATCGATCCGCACCTACCAGCGGCGGGGCATGCGCACCATCGGCTTCGCCCTCCGGACCCGTCCGCCGCGCGATCCCGACCTCGACCTCGAGGACGTGGCCGTCGGAATGACGTGGCTTGGCTTCGTCGCCATCGCCGATCCCGTCCGCGACGACGTGCCGGGCGCCGTCAAGGCGTGCCGGGAGGCGGGCGTCGGCGTCAAGATCGTCACCGGCGACAACCCCGAGACGGCTCAGGAGATCGCGCGTCAGATCGGCTTGTGGACCGACGCCGACACGCCTGAGCATCACGTCACGGGCCCCGCGTTCGAGGCGCTGACCGATGCGCAGGTCGCCCTTGTCGTGCACGACCTCAAGATCCTGTCCCGCGCGCGACCGGCCGACAAGCTCCGCCTCGTCAAGGCGCTGCAGGCCGAAGGGCAGGTGGTCGCCGTCACGGGCGACGGGACCAACGACGGCCCCGCCCTCAACCACGCCGACGTCGGGCTTGCTATGGGGAAGACAGGCACCGCCGTGGCGAAGGAGGCGAGCGATATCATCCTGCTCGATGATTCCTTCAACAGCATCGTGAACGCCATCCGCTGGGGGCGCGCCGTCTACCTGAACATCCAGCGCTTCATCCTGTTCCAGCTCACCATCAGCGTCGCGGCGCTCGGCACCTCGTTCATCGGCCCCTTCCTGGGCGTGAAGATCCCGTTCACCGTCACGCAGATCCTCTGGATCAACCTCATCATGGACACCTTCGCCGCCCTCGCGCTGGCGACCGAGCCGCCGCACGCCGGGATCATGCGGAAGAAGCCGAGGCGCCCCGAGGAATTCATCGTCTCGAAGCCCATGGCCCGCGAGCTCTTCGTCACGGCCGGCTGCTTCCTGGCGCTCTTCGTCGGCGGGTTGCTCCTCATGAATTCGGACGGCGTCGTCACCCCCCGGGAGCATTCGATCTTTTTCACCGGCTTCGTCCTGCTCCAGTTCTGGAACCTGTTCAACGCGCGCTGCTTCGGGCTGCGGCACTCGGCCTTCACGGGGCTTGGAAAGAACGGCGCCTTCCTGCTGATCGCGGCCACCATCCTGATCGGCCAGTCGCTCGTCACGCAGGTCGGCGGCGCCGTGTTCCGCACCGTGCCGCTCGCGTTTGCGGACTGGGCAATCCTCCTGGCCGCGACCTCGGTCGTGCTCTGGGCGGGCGAGCTGCGCCGGTGGCTGTCGCGCCGGGGATCGACGCACCGGAAGGCCGCATGA